The proteins below are encoded in one region of Silene latifolia isolate original U9 population chromosome 2, ASM4854445v1, whole genome shotgun sequence:
- the LOC141642543 gene encoding 60S ribosomal export protein NMD3-like translates to MTNNNLLRQLGHKRNPDLGAHNRQKELQEISSIRQLKRILKISRKRTVFSYAEFVDNQLGVDQEADCNQVGGFLTRNQTIGNILCCKCGSPTPPNKANMCRFCLRVECNIAGALPSRVNIIYCPDCGKYLQPPKTWLKAERDSKELLTFCLKRLTKLSEFRLVDARFLPTEPNSKRIQVRLSVQSEILDQVYAENSHDVEYVVRYQKCPTCMPTDPDQWVAVVQVRQHVSHMRTFLSLEQLLIKHNAAQYAVKIKPVKEGIDFYFGTRSDAAKFYFILARLTPIKPQKFQKKLKSQDTKSNISLYEFAICATICPICHDDLVYLPSKLSARLGHLGPLVICTKVSNNISLLDPFTLQTYTMSAEMYWREPFEPLLSYKQLVEYIVLDVEVVSSEVESRWLGGYTEADVQIARVSDFGKNDRISSVRTHLGHILKPGDYALGYDLCGANFNNSEAEERSGSFPDAVLIKKTYREQGQASTKNSFQEKEDSEYERFKKDLFVNPELRFNLSLDEKEERDCSKMESSVASDLDQITSGQLEDIFAELGLSDDEHGSVADRTT, encoded by the exons atgactaataacaatCTGCTAAGACAATTGGGTCACAAAAGAAACCCAGATTTAGGTGCTCATAATCGACAAAAAGAACTCCAAGAAATTTCGTCAATCAGACAACTTAAACGGATTCTCAAGATTTCACGCAAACGGACAGTGTTTTCCTATGCCGAATTCGTTGATAATCAACTG GGCGTTGATCAGGAAGCAGATTGTAACCAAGTGGGCGGTTTCTTAACAAGGAACCAAACCATTGGAAACATATTATGCTGTAAATGTGGTAGTCCAACTCCTCCAAACAAGGCCAACATGTGCCGGTTTTGTCTCCGTGTGGAATGCAATATTGCAGGTGCTTTACCAAGCCGAGTCAACATTATATACTGTCCTGATTGTGGGAAGTACCTTCAGCCTCCAAAAACTTGGTTGAAAGCTGAAAGAGATTCCAAGGAGTTATTAACATTTTGTCTCAAGAGGCTGACGAAACTTTCTGAATTTCGTTTGGTAGATGCGCGCTTTCTACCTACTGAACCTAACTCTAAGAGAATACAAGTGCGACTCAGTGTCCAATCTGAAATTCTTGATCAAGTCTATGCTGAGAATTCCCATGATGTTGAGTATGTTGTTCGGTATCAGAAGTGTCCCACTTGTATGCCTACAGACCCTGATCAGTGGGTGGCTGTTGTTCAAGTCAGGCAACATGTCTCTCATATGCGCACATTCCTGTCCTTGGAGCAGCTTTTAATCAAGCATAACGCTGCACAGTATGCAGTTAAGATTAAACCG GTCAAGGAAGGTATTGATTTTTACTTTGGCACGAGGAGCGATGCTGCAAAATTTTACTTCATCTTGGCTAGACTTACTCCCATTAAGCCGCAGAAGTTCCAAAAGAAGTTGAAGTCTCAGGATACCAAGAGTAATATTTCGCTCTACGAATTTGCTATTTGTGCTACTATCTGCCCAATTTGTCACGACGATCTTGTTTATCTCCCATCTAAACTCTCTGCTCGTTTAGGACACCTTGGTCCCTTAGTCATATGTACCAAAGTGAGCAACAATATCAGTCTTTTGGACCCATTTACCCTTCAAACCTACACTATGAGTGCAGAAATGTACTGGAGAGAACCATTTGAACCATTACTAAGCTATAAGCAACTGGTAGAGTATATAgtgttggatgttgaagttgtCTCTTCAGAAGTCGAGAGCAGATGGCTGGGCGGATATACTGAAGCTGATGTGCAAATTGCTAGGGTTTCAGATTTTGGAAAGAACGATAGAATATCGTcagtaaggacacatcttggcCATATTCTGAAACCGGGGGACTACGCTCTTGGCTATGACCTATGTGGAGCCAACTTTAACAACAGCGAGGCAGAGGAACGATCTGGGTCTTTCCCAGATGCTGTTCTGATTAAGAAAACCTACAGAGAGCAGGGCCAAGCATCTACGAAGAATAGTTTTCAGGAAAAGGAAGATTCAGAGTATGAACGGTTTAAGAAAGATTTGTTTGTTAATCCGGAGTTAAGGTTTAATCTCTCACTTGATGAGAAGGAGGAGCGTGATTGTTCGAAGATGGAGTCTTCAGTAGCTAGTGATCTTGATCAAATAACATCCGGCCAACTTGAAGATATCTTTGCTGAGCTTGGCCTGAGTGATGATGAACATGGTAGTGTCGCGGACAGGACGACTTAA
- the LOC141642544 gene encoding aspartic proteinase A1-like, translating to MVNYKALVIPLFISILLFPIALSAPNDGLLRIGLKKRKRDPNSRIAPKLGPIDREVLKSSVENYLLGNLRDVEGADIIALKNYNDAQYFGEISIGTPPQKFTVIFDTGSSNLWVPSSKCFFSLACYFHPSYHSRASSTYKRNRKRAAIHYGTGAISGYFSKDNVEVGDLIVKNQEFIEATAEPGTTFLLAHFDGILGLGFQEISAGNAVPVWYNMMNQGLVKEPVFSFWLNRNAQEEEGGEIVFGGVDPNHFKGEHTYTPVTRKGYWQFEMGDFLIDGKSTGYCTGGCAAIADSGTSLMTGPTAIITQINLAIGASGVANKECKAVVKQYGQTMINLLISQESPKKVCSRIGLCTFDGTQDVSMAIKSVVDKESSENSSGGSSDATCSACEIAVVWMNNELQQNATEDRVISYVDELCERIPNPMGESAVDCNLLSRMPSVSFTIAGKQFELSPEEYVLKIGEGPLAQCISGFSAMDIAPPRGPLWILGDVFMGRYHTVFDYGNLRVGFAEAA from the exons ATGGTTAACTATAAGGCGCTGGTGATCCCGCTGTTTATTTCCATTCTTCTGTTTCCCATTGCCCTTTCTGCACCCAATGATGGCCTACTGAGAATTGgattgaaaaaaagaaaaagggatcCAAACAGCCGAATAGCACCTAAGCTCGGGCCGATAGATAGGGAGGTGTTGAAATCTTCTGTTGAGAACTATCTTTTAGGCAACTTAAGGGATGTTGAGGGTGCCGATATCATTGCTCTTAAGAACTACAATGATGCTCAGTACTTTGGGGAGATCAGTATCGGTACTCCGCCTCAGAAGTTCACTGTTATTTTTGACACGGGTAGTTCGAACTTGTGGGTACCATCATCTAAGTGCTTCTTCTCG CTTGCTTGTTACTTCCATCCCAGCTACCACTCTAGGGCATCCAGTACTTACAAGAGGAACA GGAAACGTGCGGCAATTCATTATGGTACTGGAGCTATATCTGGTTACTTTAGCAAAGATAATGTTGAAGTCGGTGACCTCATTGTAAAGAACCAA GAATTTATAGAGGCAACTGCTGAACCCGGTACCACATTCTTGCTTGCTCATTTTGATGGTATACTTGGCCTAGGCTTTCAAGAGATATCAGCCGGAAATGCTGTGCCTGTCTG GTACAACATGATGAATCAAGGGCTTGTCAAGGAGCCAGTATTCTCATTTTGGCTCAACCGTAATGCACAAGAGGAAGAAGGTGGCGAAATTGTATTTGGTGGGGTCGACCCTAATCACTTCAAAGGCGAACACACATACACTCCTGTGACGAGGAAGGGTTATTGGCAG TTTGAGATGGGTGATTTTCTTATAGATGGCAAATCAACAG GATACTGCACTGGTGGATGTGCAGCTATTGCAGATTCTGGCACTTCATTGATGACTGGTCCTACG GCAATCATTACTCAAATAAACCTTGCAATTGGAGCTTCAGGTGTTGCCAATAAGGAGTGCAAGGCAGTAGTAAAGCAATATGGGCAAACCATGATTAATCTTCTCATCTCACAG GAATCTCCCAAAAAGGTCTGCTCCCGAATTGGTCTCTGCACATTTGATGGCACACAAGATGTTAG CATGGCAATCAAGAGTGTAGTGGATAAGGAGAGCTCCGAGAACTCATCTGGTGGATCAAGTGATGCTACGTGCTCGGCTTGTGAAATAGCTGTTGTGTGGATGAACAACGAACTCCAGCAAAATGCCACTGAAGATCGAGTTATAAGTTATGTCGATGAG TTGTGTGAGCGGATCCCAAACCCAATGGGAGAGTCAGCTGTTGACTGTAACCTTCTTTCCCGGATGCCTTCAGTCTCATTTACAATTGCTGGCAAACAATTTGAACTCAGTCCTGAGGAG TATGTACTCAAAATCGGAGAGGGACCACTGGCGCAGTGCATTAGTGGATTCAGTGCTATGGATATTGCCCCTCCTCGCGGTCCTCTCTG GATTCTGGGAGACGTGTTTATGGGACGTTACCACACTGTGTTTGACTACGGGAATCTGAGGGTTGGATTTGCCGAAGCTGCATAG
- the LOC141642545 gene encoding uncharacterized protein LOC141642545 — protein sequence MIHLLFSVIFAEATIILLLLFKTPLRKLVIAGLDKIKRGRGPIVVKTVSATIFVVLSSSMYSVVKFTRRGDVDDGAPSDLNPTEQVLFAKHLLEASLMGFILFLSLMIDRLHFYIRELRLRRKTMEAGKKTDVKFAGPEEVKAREMQVDTFKDMIRHMESELEDKIKEASTYESTVEALRKQSEVLLLEYDRLLAENQELRNRL from the exons atgatACATCTATTATTTTCAGTGATATTTGCAGAAGCAACAATAATATTGTTACTATTGTTCAAGACTCCTTTAAGAAAATTGGTAATTGCTGGTCTTGACAAGATCAAGCGCGGCCGAGGCCCCATTGTTGTCAAAACTGTCTCTGCCACTATTTTTGTTGTTCTTTCTTCTTCCATGTATAGTGTTGTTAAATTCACGCGTCGTggcgatgttgatgatggtgCTCCTTCTGATCTTAATCCTACTGAACAAGTCCTCTTTGCCAAACATCTCCTTGAAGCTTCTCTTATGG GATTCATTCTGTTTCTATCCCTCATGATAGATCGTCTACATTTCTACATCAGAGAACTTCGATTAAGAAGGAAGACCATGGAAGCCGGAAAGAAGACAGACGTAAAATTTGCAGGTCCCGAGGAGGTAAAAGCGAGAGAGATGCAGGTAGACACATTCAAGGATATGATTAGGCACATGGAGTCTGAACTCGAAGACAAGATCAAGGAAGCAAGTACTTACGAATCCACTGTCGAGGCTCTCAGGAAACAGTCTGAAGTATTACTTCTCGAATATGACCGTTTGCTTGCCGAAAACCAAGAGCTTCGGAATCGACTATAA